A genomic stretch from Kwoniella europaea PYCC6329 chromosome 2, complete sequence includes:
- a CDS encoding beta-tubulin produces the protein MTRSVREIVHLQTGQCGNQIGAKFWEVVSEEHGIQADGSYKGTTDIQLERINVYYNEAGSGKYVPRAVLIDLEPGTMDSIRGGPLGSLFRPDNFVFGQSGAGNNWAKGHYTEGAELIDSVLDVVRREAEGCDCLQGFQITHSLGGGTGAGMGTLLISKIREEFPDRMMCTFSVVPSPKVSDTVVEPYNATLSVHQLVENSDETFCIDNEALYDICMRTLKLNTPTYGDLNHLVSVVMSGVTTCLRFPGQLNSDLRKLAVNMVPFPRLHFFMVGFAPLTARGSASYRAVTVPELTQQMFDAKNMMAASDPRHGRYLTVACYYRGKVSMKEIEDQIQAVQTKNSAYFVEWIPGNISAAQCDIPPRNLKMSSTFICNSTSIQSLFKRIGEQFSAMYRRKAYVHWYTGEGMDELEFSEAESNLQDLVSEYLQYQEAGADDELYGDEEIPIEEEEV, from the exons ATGACTCGTTCAGTGCGGGAAATCGTTCACCTTCAAACCGGTCAATGTGGTAACCAAATCGGTGCCAAGTTCTG GGAGGTCGTCTCCGAAGAACACGGTATTCAAGCCGATGGTTCATACAAAGGTACCACCGATATCCAACTTGAACGTATCAACGTCTACTACAATGAAGCCGGTTCTGGTAAATACGTGCCCAGAGCGGTTCTCATTGATTTGGAGCCTGGTACAATGGACTCTATCAGAGGTGGTCCATTAGGTAGTTTGTTCAGACCTGACAACTT TGTCTTCGGTCAAAGTGGTGCTGGTAACAATTGGGCTAAGGGTCACTACACTGAGGGTGCTGAGCTCATCGACTCGGTTCTCGATGTCGTAAGACGAGAGGCTGAGGGATGTGACTGTCTTCAAGGTTTCCAAATCACCCACTCCCTCGGTGGTGGTACTGGTGCCGGTATGGGTACTCTCTTGATCTCTAAGATCCGAGAGGAATTCCCCGATCGAATGATGTGTACCTTCTCCGTCGTTCCTTCTCCTAAG GTCTCCGACACCGTCGTTGAACCTTACAACGCTACTCTCTCCGTTCACCAATTGGTTGAGAACTCCGACGAGACCTTCTGTATCGATAACGAAGCTCTTTACGATATCTGTATGAGAACTCTCAAACTCAACACCCCCACTTACGGTGATTTGAACCACCTCGTCTCAGTCGTTATGTCAGGTGTTACCACCTGTCTTCGATTCCCAGGTCAATTGAACTCTGACTTGAGAAAGTTGGCCGTCAACATGGTTCCCTTCCCTCGTCTTCATTTCTTCATGGTTGGTTTCGCCCCTCTTACCGCCAGAGGTTCAGCTTCCTACAGAGCTGTCACCGTTCCTGAACTCACTCAACAAATGTTCGATGCTAAGAACATGATGGCTGCTTCCGATCCTCGACACGGT CGATACCTTACCGTTGCTTGTTACTACCGAGGTAAGGTCTCAATGAAGGAGATCGAAGACCAAATCCAAGCTGTTCAAACCAAGAACTCTGCCTACTTTGTTGAATGGATCCCCGGAAACATCTCTGCTGCTCAGTG TGACATCCCTCCCCGAAACCTCAAGATGtcctccaccttcatctgcaactccacttccatccaatccctcttcaaGCGAATTGGAGAACAGTTCTCTGCGATGTACCGAAGAAAGGCCTACGTCCACTGGTACACTGGAGAAGGTATGGACGAGCTCGAATTC TCCGAAGCCGAGTCCAACTTGCAAGATCTCGTTTCCGAATACTTGCAATACCAAGAAGCAGGTGCCGATGATGAGCTTTACGGTGATGAGGAAATCCccatcgaggaagaagaggtataa